In Planctomonas sp. JC2975, the genomic stretch GCCGTCGAGCGCCACCGGCGGCGTCGACTCGCAGGCATCCGGGATCCTCGAACTGCTCACCACCCCTCACAAGGCCGAGGTGTACGTAGACGGCCCGAGCAAGCAGCGGCTGCAGGTGCTGGACAGCCTCGCCGAGCGCGACGTGGTGCGCAACGGCACGAGCGTGTGGACATGGGACTCCGCCAAGGACCAGGCCACGCACACGACGCTGCCGTCGAAGACCGCAGCGAAGAAGTCGACGGCATCCGCGACACCGCAGGACCTCGCCGAGCAGCTCGTCTCCAAGGCGAGCACGGACGCCACGCTGAGCGTCTCCTCGGGCTCGCAAGCCGGCCGATCGGTGTGGAAGCTCACCATCGAGCCGAAGACGCAGGACACGCTCGTCGGCGCAGCGGTGCTCTCGGTCGACACGAAGACCGGGGTGCCGCTCGCGGCAGAGATCGACGCGCGCGGCCAGACGGCGCCTGCTGCCTCCGTCGAGTTCACATCGATCGATTTCGGGGTGCCTGCGGCATCCAACTTCACGTTCACGCCGCCGAAGGGCGCACAGGTCACGCAGAAGACGCTGCCGTCGCACACATCGCATCCTGACAACCGCACGCCCGGCTCGTTCGAGAAGCCGAGCGTGATCGGGTCCGGATGGTCCTCGATCGTTGCGGTGCCCGCCGGATCGACCGGCGCCGGCCTGTCCGGCCTCACGCCGTCGCAGTCGCACCTGCTGAACGAGCTGTCGCAGTCGGTCGACGGCGGCCGCGGACTGCAGACATCGCTGTTCTCGGTGCTGATCACCTCCGATGGCCGGGTGTACGCGGGAGCCGTTCCGCTCACCGCGCTCGAGTCGGCGGCGAAGTGACGGCGCCTGCCACGACCGCCATCGTGGCGGGCTGAGGAGGCGCGGTGACGGGCACCGGTTCCGCGATCAGCGTTCGGGGGCTCACGAAGAAGTTCGGCAGGCAGGTCGCGGTCGGCGGCCTCGACCTCGAGGTGCCACAGGGATCCGTCTTCGGTTTCCTCGGGCCGAACGGGTCGGGCAAGACCACGACCATCCGCATGCTGCTCGGACTCGCCGCGCCGAACGCCGGCACTGTCGAGCTGCTCGGCGAGCGGATGCCCCGCGCATCCGCGACAGTGTTGCCGCGCGTCGGCGCTCTGGTGGAGGGTCCGGCGTTCTACCCGTTCCTCACCGGGCGTGCGAACCTCAGCAGGCTCGACGCCGCCGACCCGCGATCCGTGTCGCCGACGAGGCGGAGTCGCGTCGCGGACGCGCTGGATCGCGTCGGCCTCACGCACGCCGCCGACAAGAAGGCGCACGCGTACTCGTTGGGCATGAAGCAGCGTCTCGGCCTCGCCGGTGCGCTGCTGCGTCCGCGCGAGCTCCTCGTGCTCGACGAGCCGAGCAACGGGTTGGATCCGCAGGGCACGCGCGAGGTGCGCAGCCTGATCCGTCGGCTCGCAGACGAGGGCGCGACCGTCTTCGTCTCCAGTCACCTGCTGAGCGAGGTGGAGCAGTTGTGCAGCCATGTGGCGGTGATGCGCGCCGGCCGGCTGGTGGCATCCGGATCGCTCGACGAGCTGCGATCGAGCGGCGGACGTCGCTCCGTCGTCCTGTCGCCGGACGCCGGCGCAGCGGCCGCCGTTCTGCTGAGCCTGGGACTCGACCCGCGCACCGAGGGCGACCGGGTGACCGCCGAGCTGTCAGCGGATGCCGCACCGGAGGCGCTCGTGGAATCGCTCGTCACGATGGGCGTCCGGGTGCGCGGCTTCGAGGTCACGACGCCATCGCTGGAGGACCGGTTCGTCGAGCTCACCGGGGAGGGTTTCGATGTCGCCGGCTGAGTCGCCCGGCGAGGCGCGTGACGGCGTGCCGACGCAGATCCCCGTGCGGCCGACGGATGCGCCGTCCGCAGCGGATGCCGCGCCCCGGCTTCGTCCGTTCGCACTGCTAGGCTCGGAACTGGGCACCCTGTTCCGCCGGCGCCGCACGATCGCGATGCTGGTGGCGCTGGCCGCCATCCCCGTGCTGATCGCCATCGTCGTGCGCATCACAGGAGCAGGATCGCGTGGACGCGGGCCCGCCTTCCTCGGCTCCATCACCGACAACGGACTGTTCGTCGCGTTCACCGCGCTCGTGGTGTGCATCCCGCTGTTCCTGCCGCTCACGCTCGGCGTGGTCGCAGGCGACACGGTGGCGGGCGAGGCCGGGCTCGGCACGTTGCGTTATCTGCTCATCGCCCCGGCGGGGCGCATCCGGATCCTCGCCGTCAAATACGCCGGCGTCGTCGTGTTCTCCGCGGCTGCCACTGCAGCCATCGTGCTGGCGGGCATCGGGATCGGGGCGATCCTCTTCCCGATCGGACCGGTCACGCTGCTCTCCGGCGACACCACGGATGCCGTCGGCTTCGTCACCCGCACCGCCCTCCTCGCCGGATACGTCGCCATCTCACTCACCGGCCTCGGCGCCATCGGGCTGTTCATCTCCACGCTGACGACGGTGCCCGTCGGCGCCATGGCCGCGACGGTGGTGCTCGCAGGCGCCTCGCAGATCATGGATCAGCTTCCGCAACTGGACTGGCTGCATCCGTGGCTCTTCACCCACTACTGGCTCGGATTCGCGGACCTGCTGCGCGATCCGATCGTGTGGGATTCCTACGGACAGAACGCCGTGCTCCAGCTCGGGTACGTCGTGGTGTTCGGTGCGCTCGCGTACGGACGGTTCGCGACCAAGGACATCCTGAGCTGAGGCTCGATGCCGGCGGCACGGTCGGCGCCGTCGCCGATCGGTCCGTTTTCGACGACGGGTCCCGTTCTCCGGGTGAAGACGAGAACCCGACCTCGGCGAAGAGCCAGATCGGCCGTTCTCCGGTTGTCCGCGAGACAGCGGGCACGCGAGAAGTGCAGACTTGACGGGTGCCCGAGTTGCCTGAAGTGCACGCGCTGGCCGCCGATCTCGACGGTCGGCTGCGCGGGCACGTCATCGACCGCCTCGATGTGACGGCCTTCGCCGCGCTCAAGACATTCGATCCGCCGGTCTCCGCGCTTCATGGAAGGTCAGTGGCCGGCGTGGGCAGGCACGGCAAGTTCCTCGACTTCACCCTCGTTCCGACGGAAGCGACGGCCGGCGCCGTGAGCGAGCACGAGACCCTCCACCTGATCGTGCATCTCGCCAGGGCCGGTTGGATCCGCTGGCGCGAAGCTGCGCCGATCCCGGCCGCCCGACCGCGCGGACGCAGCGCCGGTCCGCTGGCCGCCAGGCTCGTGCTGGACGACGGGTCGGGACTCGACATCACCGAGGCCGGCACCAAGAAGAGCCTGGCCATCTCGCTCGTCCGCAACCCCGATGACGTCCCCGGTGTGGCGAGCCTGGGCCCAGACCCGCTGGCACCCGAGTTCACGGAAGAGGTCTTCGCCGGCATCCTCGCAGCGGCAGGACGCTCGCAGATCAAGGGCGTCTTGCGCAGCCAGTCTCGCATCGCCGGGATCGGCAACGCGTACTCGGATGAGATCCTCTGGGCGGCGAAGATGTCGCCGTTCAAGCCGGCGAACATGCCCCCGGAAGACGTGCACACCCTCTACGAGGCAATGCAGCGGATGCTCCGCGAGGCGCTCGAGCGGGCCGACGGGCTGAAGGCCTCGGAACTCAAAGCGGAGAAGAAGTCGAACCTGAACGTGCACGCCCGCTTCGGCGAGCCGTGTCCGCGCTGCGGCGACACGATCCGGCAGGTCATCTACGCGGACTCGACGTTCCAGTACTGCCCGACGTGTCAGACCGGCGGCAAACCGCTCGCGGATCGGGTGCTGTCGCGGCTGCTGAAGTGACGCATTGCACCGCGGGCTGAGCGGGGGCGCTCGTTGAGCTCATCGAAACAGCCGAGTCCGACGTCGTGATCCGTTCTGCAAGCTGAGCCAGTGGGCGGCAAGCTCAACCAATGGGTGGGGCGGATGGCTCCGCCGGCGTCAGCCGGAAGATGCGGAGGACGCGTCCGCTCGCACGTTCGTATCCGCGGTATCCGGGCCACTGACGCTGGATGTGTGTCCACACCGCTTCGCGTTCGTCGTCGCCGATGAGCTGCGCCCGCACGGCGATCGGGCGCCCGTGCACCACGACAACCGCATCCGGATGCGCCAGCAGGTTGGCGGTCCAGGCCGGGTGCGTGTCACGGGCGAAGTTGCTGCCGGTGACGAGCATCCGTCCGGCGGGCTCAGGGCAGTACATCAACGCCGTCTCGCGCTCCAGCCCGCTCTTCGCGCCGGTCGTGCGCAGCACGAGTGACGGCACCAGAAGGCCACTCATCTGTACTCGTCCGCCGGTCAGGAAGGCGATGCAGCGCTCGAGCGGCGGCATCACGGTCGGCCCGACGGCACGGAAGAACCGGGTGCGGGAGAACCAGGCGACGGACGCACGAGTGAGACGCAGAGCCGAGGGCATGCGTCGATTCTGGCCCGATGTCACATCTCGCACAGCCGGCTCGTCTGAGAGGGAAGACATGTGAAGCGATCACGCGACGGCCGACGTGCTCGGCGCCCGGATCCAGGCCATTCGCACGGTGCTCAACCCCTACAAGCACGCGCATCTGGGACCCGTCGCGGATGCCTGGGCGGTCGTGCAGGAGGCGATGCGAGCGCGACAGCGGACCGAGCAGTGATCATCGGTTCCCGTGCCGTGCTGTTGACTTGTGCGGTGAGCGAGCTTCAGCGTGTGACAGTGTTGGCCGGCGGCGTCGGAGGCGCGCGATTCACCAGGGGGCTGCTCGCCCATCTGGAAGATGCCTACCCCGACGGCACGGGCGGCTCGCGCGTGGCCGTCACCGTCGTCGTCAACACGGGCGACGACATGACGCTGAACGGCCTCCGGGTCTGCCCCGACCTCGACACGGTGATGTACACCTTGGGCGGCGGGATCAGCGAGGAGCAGGGCTGGGGCCGCGATGACGAATCCCGCCGTGTGTCCGGCGAGATCGCGGCGTACGGGCGCGGCTGGGACTGGTTCACCCTCGGCGACCTGGACCTCGGCACGCACATCGTGCGCACGGAACTGCTGCGCGACGGCGCGACGCTGAGCGAGGCGACGGAGTACCTGTGCAGGCGCTGGAAGCCGGCGGCACGCCTCCTGCCGATGAGCGACCAGCCAGTCGAGACCCAGGTGCGGGTGGGCGAGGCCGTTGACGAGCATCCGGCCGGCGCCCTCATCCACTTCGAGGAGTGGTGGGTGCGGTATCGAGCCCACGTTCCGGCGACGGAGTTCGTGCAGCGGGGACTGGAGCAGGCCACGGCGGCTCCCGGCGTGATCGAGGCGATCCTCGACGCGGATGTCGTGATCCTGCCGCCCTCCAACCCGGTGGTGTCGGTCGGGACGATCCTCAACGTGCCGGGCATCCGCGACGCTGTGCGACAGACCGCGGCGCACGTCGTCGGCGTCTCGCCCATCATCGGAGGCGCGGCAGTGCGCGGAATGGCGGATGCCTGCCTCACCGTGATCGGCGTCGAGACGTCCGCGCAGGGGGTCGGCCTGCACTACGGCGCGCGCCGCACGAAGTCAGCCGGTCTGATCGATGGCTGGCTCGTCGACGAGACCGACGCGGACGCCGTCCCTCACCTCGCTGAGGCGGGCATCCGTGCCCGCGCGGTTCCGTTGTGGATGCGCGACGTTCCGGCCACAGCGAGGATGGCCGCCGACGCCTTGGAGCTCGCCTTCGAGTGAGACCGCTGCCACCGCCACCGTGCCAGCGTGACCGGCGTTCGCTGTGCGCGGAGTGCTGGTCGATGGCCCCACGATCCCGGGATGCCTCCCTAGGCTCAGCGAAGACCAAAGGAGAGCATCCATGGCTGACCACTCGGGCTACAACCAGCCGATCATCGACGAGTTCCGTGCGACCGGCGGCACGGTCACGCACTTCGGACGCAGCCTCGTGCTGCTCCACCACGTCGGGGCGAAGAGCGGACAGGAGCGCGTGACGCCTGTCGCCGCGCTGAAGTCGGGCCCGGATTCCTGGTTGGTGTCGGCCTCGAAGGCAGGAGCGCCCGAGCACCCCGCGTGGTTCCACAACCTGGTCGCGAATCCGGAGGTCGCGATCGAGACCCCGGACGACGGCGTCGTACCCGTGCACGCGACGGTGCAGCGAGGGCCGGATCACGACGCTGCATGGGCGGAGTTCACGGCGATCTATCCGAGCTTCTTGGACTATCAGGTCAAGACGAGCAGGGTCATCCCGATGGTGCGCCTGACGCGGCACTGAACGGCACGCGGCAGGCGCGGTCACCGGCGCGGGGCCGCGCCGCTAGGCTGGCGGCTGATCCGCTGTAAGGCCCGGGCTGTGGGCCGCATCCTCATTGTCACCGTCGTCCGTTCCGTCGCCGAGGATGTCCGTGCCCGCCGAATTGCTCCCCGCCCCCGAGATCCGCTCCGCCACCAGGCCGTCAGTACCTGAAGACCCACGACCGACGGCGGATGCCATCGCCTCCGCGCTGACCCGTGCCCTGGTCGCGGCCGATTCCGGCATCCCTCCCGAGATGGACGACGCCGAGACCCTGCTGTACGCACGCGATGCCCAGCTCGACGAACTGCTCGACCTGGCCGGTCGGCTGCGCGACGCCGGACTCGACACCGCGGGTCGGCCGGGCGTCGTCACGTACTCGCGCAAGGTCTTCATCCCTCTGACCCACCTCTGCCAGGACCGCTGCCACTACTGCATCTTCGTGCAGACCCCCGGCAAGCTCGCCAAGGCGGGAATCGCGCCGTTACTCTCCGAGGAGGAGGTGCTGGAGATCGCGCGGCAGGGCGCAGCGATGGGCTGCAAGGAGGCCCTGTTCACGCTCGGCGACCGTCCGGAGAACCGCTGGGCCGTCGCCAGAGAGTGGCTGGCGGACCACGGATACGCCTCGACCATCGAGTACATGCGGGCCATGGCGATCCGGGTGCTCGAGGAGACAGGGCTGCTCCCCCACCTCAACCCGGGCGTCATGTCGTGGGCCGAGCTGCAGCGCCTCAAGCCGGTCGCGCCATCCATGGGCATGATGCTCGAGACCACCTCGGTGCGGCTCTGGGCGGAGAAGGGGCAGGCGCACTTCGGCTCGCCCGACAAGGATCCTGCCGTGCGGCTGCGCGTGATCGACGACGCAGGTCGGTCGCAGATCCCGTTCACCACGGGCGTGCTGCTGGGCATCGGTGAGACCGTGCGCGACCGGGTCGATGCGATGTTCGCATTGCGTGCGGCATCCGAGCGCTGGGAGCACGTGCAAGAGGTGATCGTGCAGAACTTCCGCGCCAAGGATGCGACGGCCATGATGCATCACCCGGACCTCGCCGCCGACGAGTATGCGGCAGCTGTGGCGGTGACGCGGCTCGTTCTCGGAGCGGATGCTCGCATCCAGGCTCCCCCGAACCTCACCGATCACGACGAGCTGGCCCTGCTCCTGCGCGCTGGCATCGACGACTGGGGCGGTGTCAGCCCGCTCACTCCGGATCACGTCAACCCCGAGCGTCCCTGGCCGCAGATCGACGAACTCGCACGGCTCACGGCGCGCGCCGGATACCGGCTGCACGAGCGTCTGACCACGCATCCCCACTTCGTGAGACGGGGCGAGCCCTGGATCGATCCGGCGGTGCTGCCGCACACGCGCGCACTCGCGGACGCCGCGGGCCTCGCCGACGAGGCCGCGCCCGTCGTCGGACGGCCGTGGACACTCCAGACGCCGGCAGCGGCGCCGGCAGCGCACCATCACGCCACCGCGAATGACGCGTCGGTGCCCACGCGCGACAGCGCCGGCAGCTTCCGCACGCTGCTGGAGGCTGCTCGACGCGATCCGTCTGGACTCGACGACACGGACTACATCGCGCTGCTGGACGCCGACGGCGCCGAGCTGGAGAGCCTCGCCGCGCTCGCCGACGATATTCGCCGAGAACGAGTCGGCGACGAGATCACCTATGTCGTGAACCGGAACATCGACGCGTCGCTGTTCCGCACAGCGGATGGCCTTCGTGAGGAACAACGGGCACGCTCGGGAGGGGAGACGGGCACCGTCGAGCGGGGGAACGGGCACCCTCGTGAGGAGGAACGGGCACCCTCGGCGGAGGGCTTGGTGCTGACGGCCGAGGTCGTCAGCGCGCTGGCCGACGAGGCCGCGCGGCTGGGGGCCACGGAGGTCTGCGTGCAGGGGCGGATCGATGCGCGGATGCCGGCATCCGCGTACGCAGACCTGGTGCGGGCCATCCACCTGAACCAGCCGCAGGTGCACGTGCACGCTTACCGGCCGATCGAGTTGCTGGACGGAGCCGCCCGGTCGGATATGCCACTGGCGGCATATCTCGCGAGCTTGCGGAACGCCGGCGTCGGGACGGTCCCTGGGACGGGCGCTCGAATTCTGGACGATCGGATCAGGGACATCCTCTCCGGCGGCACGGAGCTGCCGGTCGCCGAGTGGATCGTCACGATCGAGGCGGCCCATCGGGCGGGCCTGCGCTCGACGGCGACCATGGTTTACGGGCACATCGAGACGGCTGCGGATCAGGTGGCGCACCTGCGCACCCTCTCCGCAGTGCAGGGGCGAACGGGCGGGTTCACGGAATTCATCGCGATGCCGTTCGTGCCACAGGACTCGCCGGTTGCCGTTCCAGGGGCGCGGCCGGGTCCGGACCTGCGGGAGTCGCGTGCCGTGCACGCCGTCGCCCGCCTCATGCTGGCCGGCACGATCGACCACGTCCAGGCGGCGTGGACGAAGCTCGGTTTCCGAGGAACGCGTCTCGTGCTCGCCGGCGGCGTCGACGATCTCGGCGGCGTGCTGATCGACGGTGAACTCGCACCGTGGGCGGGACCGGAGCAGGGCCGCGTGCTGAGCGTGACGGACATGCGACGCATCGCGGACGAGGTCGGTCGTCCGCTCGCCCAGCGCACGACGACGTACGAGCCGGTCGGACGATGAGCTCGGCCGAGGCGCGCACGGGCGAGGTCGTCGAGGTCGACACACTCATCGTCGGCGCCGGATTCGCGGGGCTCGGGCTCGGCATCCGATTGCGTCGACGGAACGCGCAAGAGGGCAGGGACGAGTCGTTTCTGATCCTCGAGCGGGCGCACGACGTCGGCGGCACCTGGCGCGACAACGTGTACCCGGGCGTCGCGTGCGACATCCCCTCGCACCTGTACTCGTTCTCGTTCCGCACCAGCGCCGAGTGGACGCACGTGTACCCGAGCGGGTGGGAGCTGCAGGAGTACCTGCGCCAGTGCGCGCGCGAGGAGGGCCTGCTGCCGCACCTCAGGTTCGGCGAGTCGGTCGAGGATGCGCGCTGGGACGAGGCCGACGGCCACTGGATCGTGACGACGACGGCCCGTCGACGGTATCGAGCGAAGAGCCTGGTGAGCGCGGTCGGCCGGCTCAGCGAGCCACGGCTGCCTGCCGCCGGCCGCCTGGACGGGTTCCCCGGCGCCGTGCTCCACACCGCCGGATGGGATGCCGACCTCGACCTGCACGGCGCGCGCGTCGGACTCGTCGGTACCGGCGCATCCGCCGTGCAGGTGCTGCCGCATCTGCAGCGCGCCGCCGACCACGTCACGGTGTTCCAGCGCAGCGCGCCGTACGTCGTGCCGCGCGGCGACCGCGCTTACACCGAGGCTGAGCGCGCAGAGCTGGCCGATCCGGCAGCAAGGGAGCGGCTGCGCGACATCCTGTTCTGGGATGCAGAGGCCGGCTTCCCCGCGCGAATGCGCGAGCCGGCCGCGATCGCCGCGCTGCGCGAGCGCGCAGCGTCTCACCTGCGTCGGCAGGTGAAGGATCCGGCGCTGCTCGCTGACCTCACGCCTGACTACGAGATCGGCTGCAAGCGCGTGTTGCTGAGCGATGACTACTACCCGGCCGTCGCCTCGTCGAACGTGACGCTGGAGACCTCGGCCCTCGACCGGATCGAGCACGGCACCGCCGTCGCGGAATCCGGCGCGCGGTACGACCTCGACGTGCTCGTCTTCGCCACCGGGTTCAACGCCACGCGGCCGCCCTTCGCCGATCTCGTGACGGGACGCCACGGCATCCGCCTCTCCGAGCACTGGTCGGACGGTATGCGAGCGTATGCCTCGACGG encodes the following:
- a CDS encoding outer membrane lipoprotein carrier protein LolA encodes the protein MNRLSKWMPALVAPVVVAGVAFGAGAMAPALASPASATHASVAQSAKTPTAAQVIALIAKAKDAHYSGTLEQSSDLGLPSLPSSATGGVDSQASGILELLTTPHKAEVYVDGPSKQRLQVLDSLAERDVVRNGTSVWTWDSAKDQATHTTLPSKTAAKKSTASATPQDLAEQLVSKASTDATLSVSSGSQAGRSVWKLTIEPKTQDTLVGAAVLSVDTKTGVPLAAEIDARGQTAPAASVEFTSIDFGVPAASNFTFTPPKGAQVTQKTLPSHTSHPDNRTPGSFEKPSVIGSGWSSIVAVPAGSTGAGLSGLTPSQSHLLNELSQSVDGGRGLQTSLFSVLITSDGRVYAGAVPLTALESAAK
- a CDS encoding nitroreductase family deazaflavin-dependent oxidoreductase; this encodes MPSALRLTRASVAWFSRTRFFRAVGPTVMPPLERCIAFLTGGRVQMSGLLVPSLVLRTTGAKSGLERETALMYCPEPAGRMLVTGSNFARDTHPAWTANLLAHPDAVVVVHGRPIAVRAQLIGDDEREAVWTHIQRQWPGYRGYERASGRVLRIFRLTPAEPSAPPIG
- the cofG gene encoding 7,8-didemethyl-8-hydroxy-5-deazariboflavin synthase CofG is translated as MPAELLPAPEIRSATRPSVPEDPRPTADAIASALTRALVAADSGIPPEMDDAETLLYARDAQLDELLDLAGRLRDAGLDTAGRPGVVTYSRKVFIPLTHLCQDRCHYCIFVQTPGKLAKAGIAPLLSEEEVLEIARQGAAMGCKEALFTLGDRPENRWAVAREWLADHGYASTIEYMRAMAIRVLEETGLLPHLNPGVMSWAELQRLKPVAPSMGMMLETTSVRLWAEKGQAHFGSPDKDPAVRLRVIDDAGRSQIPFTTGVLLGIGETVRDRVDAMFALRAASERWEHVQEVIVQNFRAKDATAMMHHPDLAADEYAAAVAVTRLVLGADARIQAPPNLTDHDELALLLRAGIDDWGGVSPLTPDHVNPERPWPQIDELARLTARAGYRLHERLTTHPHFVRRGEPWIDPAVLPHTRALADAAGLADEAAPVVGRPWTLQTPAAAPAAHHHATANDASVPTRDSAGSFRTLLEAARRDPSGLDDTDYIALLDADGAELESLAALADDIRRERVGDEITYVVNRNIDASLFRTADGLREEQRARSGGETGTVERGNGHPREEERAPSAEGLVLTAEVVSALADEAARLGATEVCVQGRIDARMPASAYADLVRAIHLNQPQVHVHAYRPIELLDGAARSDMPLAAYLASLRNAGVGTVPGTGARILDDRIRDILSGGTELPVAEWIVTIEAAHRAGLRSTATMVYGHIETAADQVAHLRTLSAVQGRTGGFTEFIAMPFVPQDSPVAVPGARPGPDLRESRAVHAVARLMLAGTIDHVQAAWTKLGFRGTRLVLAGGVDDLGGVLIDGELAPWAGPEQGRVLSVTDMRRIADEVGRPLAQRTTTYEPVGR
- a CDS encoding nitroreductase/quinone reductase family protein, coding for MADHSGYNQPIIDEFRATGGTVTHFGRSLVLLHHVGAKSGQERVTPVAALKSGPDSWLVSASKAGAPEHPAWFHNLVANPEVAIETPDDGVVPVHATVQRGPDHDAAWAEFTAIYPSFLDYQVKTSRVIPMVRLTRH
- the cofD gene encoding 2-phospho-L-lactate transferase; its protein translation is MSELQRVTVLAGGVGGARFTRGLLAHLEDAYPDGTGGSRVAVTVVVNTGDDMTLNGLRVCPDLDTVMYTLGGGISEEQGWGRDDESRRVSGEIAAYGRGWDWFTLGDLDLGTHIVRTELLRDGATLSEATEYLCRRWKPAARLLPMSDQPVETQVRVGEAVDEHPAGALIHFEEWWVRYRAHVPATEFVQRGLEQATAAPGVIEAILDADVVILPPSNPVVSVGTILNVPGIRDAVRQTAAHVVGVSPIIGGAAVRGMADACLTVIGVETSAQGVGLHYGARRTKSAGLIDGWLVDETDADAVPHLAEAGIRARAVPLWMRDVPATARMAADALELAFE
- a CDS encoding ABC transporter permease — translated: MSPAESPGEARDGVPTQIPVRPTDAPSAADAAPRLRPFALLGSELGTLFRRRRTIAMLVALAAIPVLIAIVVRITGAGSRGRGPAFLGSITDNGLFVAFTALVVCIPLFLPLTLGVVAGDTVAGEAGLGTLRYLLIAPAGRIRILAVKYAGVVVFSAAATAAIVLAGIGIGAILFPIGPVTLLSGDTTDAVGFVTRTALLAGYVAISLTGLGAIGLFISTLTTVPVGAMAATVVLAGASQIMDQLPQLDWLHPWLFTHYWLGFADLLRDPIVWDSYGQNAVLQLGYVVVFGALAYGRFATKDILS
- a CDS encoding Fpg/Nei family DNA glycosylase; translation: MPELPEVHALAADLDGRLRGHVIDRLDVTAFAALKTFDPPVSALHGRSVAGVGRHGKFLDFTLVPTEATAGAVSEHETLHLIVHLARAGWIRWREAAPIPAARPRGRSAGPLAARLVLDDGSGLDITEAGTKKSLAISLVRNPDDVPGVASLGPDPLAPEFTEEVFAGILAAAGRSQIKGVLRSQSRIAGIGNAYSDEILWAAKMSPFKPANMPPEDVHTLYEAMQRMLREALERADGLKASELKAEKKSNLNVHARFGEPCPRCGDTIRQVIYADSTFQYCPTCQTGGKPLADRVLSRLLK
- a CDS encoding ABC transporter ATP-binding protein, translating into MTGTGSAISVRGLTKKFGRQVAVGGLDLEVPQGSVFGFLGPNGSGKTTTIRMLLGLAAPNAGTVELLGERMPRASATVLPRVGALVEGPAFYPFLTGRANLSRLDAADPRSVSPTRRSRVADALDRVGLTHAADKKAHAYSLGMKQRLGLAGALLRPRELLVLDEPSNGLDPQGTREVRSLIRRLADEGATVFVSSHLLSEVEQLCSHVAVMRAGRLVASGSLDELRSSGGRRSVVLSPDAGAAAAVLLSLGLDPRTEGDRVTAELSADAAPEALVESLVTMGVRVRGFEVTTPSLEDRFVELTGEGFDVAG
- a CDS encoding NAD(P)/FAD-dependent oxidoreductase yields the protein MSSAEARTGEVVEVDTLIVGAGFAGLGLGIRLRRRNAQEGRDESFLILERAHDVGGTWRDNVYPGVACDIPSHLYSFSFRTSAEWTHVYPSGWELQEYLRQCAREEGLLPHLRFGESVEDARWDEADGHWIVTTTARRRYRAKSLVSAVGRLSEPRLPAAGRLDGFPGAVLHTAGWDADLDLHGARVGLVGTGASAVQVLPHLQRAADHVTVFQRSAPYVVPRGDRAYTEAERAELADPAARERLRDILFWDAEAGFPARMREPAAIAALRERAASHLRRQVKDPALLADLTPDYEIGCKRVLLSDDYYPAVASSNVTLETSALDRIEHGTAVAESGARYDLDVLVFATGFNATRPPFADLVTGRHGIRLSEHWSDGMRAYASTVVHGFPNLFVLDGPNASLGHNSAIYMIETQLDYVLGALDHLAATRMPLDVPQDAEDAYVADIDAAAADSVWLSGCSNWYVDERSGRLTLLWPGYAHTFRDRVGTFDAAVFGVPVAG